The DNA window GTTCCGGCAGGCCCCGGGTGACGACGCTGTCGAATGGGTGCGGGTGCTGCGCTCGGACGGCGAGGAGTTCACCGACGAGGACTGGGACAACGCGGACGCCCGCACGATCACCTTCCTGCTCGGCCATGCCGACGGCGATGCCTTCGCGCTGCTGCTCAACGCTGCCGCCAACGGCGTCGAGTTCACCGTTCCCGATGCGCCGCACCAGGAGTGGGAGCTCGCCGCGGCCAGTGATCCCGAGCAGCAGGTGGAGGGAACGGTCAGCACCCTGTTGGTCCGCGACTCCTCCTTCACCCTGCTGCAGTCCAGGCGCGGCTGACGCCCGGGCAGTGGCCGGGAGTCGGAGCGCGCTGTCGTGGGAACAGGACCTTCGGAACATCTGGACAGCGACAGGAGACACCCATGACCGAGACCAGCCGCACCTTCACTGTGACACCACCACCGGCGACCGTGCTCTCGTACCTGGAGGACTTCGGCCACGCCGAAGAATGGGACCCGGGCACCGAGACGTGCACCCGCGAGGACGCCGGCCCGGTCGGCGTGGGCTCTCAGTGGCACAACGTCTCGAAGATCGCCGGACGCGAGGTGGAGCTGACCTACACGCTCAAGGAGCGCAGTGCGTCCCGGTTGGTGTTCGTCGGCGAGAACGACAGCGCGACCTCCACCGACACCATCGACGTGGTGCCCGCCGGTACCGGCAGCGAGATCACCTACACCGCGGACGTCGAGATGCACGGTGCCGCCAAGCTCGCCACGCCGATCATCAAGCTGATCTTCGAGAAGCTGGGCAACGAGACCGAGGACCAGATGAGCGACACGCTGAATCGTTTGCAGCACTGAAGTTCCGCCGCAGGGGCACCCCGCCGGTCAGCGGGCGGGGTGCCCTGCTGGCACGATGAGCATCATGTCGTTCTTCCCCGGCTTCACCCTCGCGGAACACGATGTGGGGCCGGGCATCCGGTTGCGATACCGGACCGGCGGGCAGGGGCCGGCCGTGGTCCTCCTGCACGGCCACCCCCGCACCCACACCACCTGGTACCGGGTGGCTCCCGCGCTGGCGGACGCCGGCTTCACCGTCGTCTGCCCCGATCTCCGCGGCTACGGCGGCTCCTCCACGCCCACCCCCTCCGTCGATCACGCTGTCCACTCCGACCGCGAGATGGCCGGCGACATCGTCGCGCTGATGGACGCTCTCGGGCACCAGAGGTTCGCTGTGATCGGTCACGACCGCGGCAGCTACGTCGCCTACCGCAAGGCCCTTGACCACCCCGCGCGGGTCACCGCTCTTGCCGTACTGGACAGCGTCCCCATCCTCGAGGCGTTGGAGCGGGCCGACGCCCGGTTCGCCGAGAAGTGGTGGCACTGGTTCTTCTTCGCCTCCGACCAGGCGGAGCGGGTGATCACCGCGGACCCGCTCGCCTGGTACCGACTCGACGCGGCCATCATGGGCGCCCACAACCATGCCGACGTCGTTGCGGCGGTGACCGATCCGGCGACCGTCCGGGCCATGCTGGAGGACTACCGGGCCGGGCTGCACGTCGATCGCGACGCGGACCTGGC is part of the Nakamurella alba genome and encodes:
- a CDS encoding SRPBCC family protein; this translates as MTETSRTFTVTPPPATVLSYLEDFGHAEEWDPGTETCTREDAGPVGVGSQWHNVSKIAGREVELTYTLKERSASRLVFVGENDSATSTDTIDVVPAGTGSEITYTADVEMHGAAKLATPIIKLIFEKLGNETEDQMSDTLNRLQH
- a CDS encoding alpha/beta fold hydrolase, producing the protein MSFFPGFTLAEHDVGPGIRLRYRTGGQGPAVVLLHGHPRTHTTWYRVAPALADAGFTVVCPDLRGYGGSSTPTPSVDHAVHSDREMAGDIVALMDALGHQRFAVIGHDRGSYVAYRKALDHPARVTALAVLDSVPILEALERADARFAEKWWHWFFFASDQAERVITADPLAWYRLDAAIMGAHNHADVVAAVTDPATVRAMLEDYRAGLHVDRDADLADRDAGRRITCPTLVAWSAHDDIPFLYDDPAAIWQSWCTLPVRTAVVDSGHHMAEENPEHLAEVLLGFLTDTAPSGR